The Styela clava chromosome 10, kaStyClav1.hap1.2, whole genome shotgun sequence genome window below encodes:
- the LOC144411736 gene encoding uncharacterized protein LOC144411736 gives MPMSLLVKQRCQCKCFRRGVQFQLLPVVVKNNKRFRPRTLIWKYFLNLWSMRNRLKTKIPLARRKPEIKSLMKDIGISNRYITSTTNNTAPVNTDSHRILR, from the exons atgccaatgtctctactcgtaaaacagcgttgtcaatgcaaatgtttcagacgtggtgtccaatttcagcttttgccagttgtagtaaaAA ataacaagcgattcaggccaagaacgctcatttggaaatatttcttgAATTTGTGGAGCATGAGAAATCGACTCAAAACTAAAATACctttagcgagaagaaaaccagaaatcaaaagtttaatgaaagat attggtatttccaacagatacataacgagtactaccaacaatacagcacctgtaaacactgattcacaccgaatactgagatag